GGGCGGCGCCCCAGCGCACGAAATGTGTGCCCTGTTCGACCAGCCGCTGCAGGCGGTCGCGCGATTCGTGGTAGTCACCGTAGCCGAGCAGGATGATGCCGTCGGCCTTGTTGCTGTCCTCGTAGTCGGCCTGCCAGTCGGTGGACAGCTGCTGGAACGAGACCAGCAGGTCCTGCCCGTGCAGGGCGCAGGCACGGGTGATCGAGCCCAGCATCGAGTGGAAGAACGGGTTGATCAGCGAGTCGTCGTTGGTTGGGTCCTCGAAGAACAGCAGGGCCAGCGTGCCGGCGTTGCGCAGGCGCAGGCTGGAGGCGTTCTTGTCGACCTTGTAGTTCAGCTCGCGGGCGATGCGCAGGATGCGCTCGCGGGTCTCGGCGTTGACCATCGGGCTGCCACGCAGGGCCCGCGACACGGTCGGCTGGGAGACCCCGGCCAGGTGGGCGATGTCCAGGGAGGTGGCTTTGCCTTTGATCGTCATGTGTGGGCGGAGCGGGCAGGTGGGAGGTGCCCGGGCATGATGCCATGCGCAGACGCGAATGCCCCTCTTAACGTCGGCCTGGGCACAGGTAAGTCATTGCCGGACAAGGAAATCAGCGTGATCCTTCGGTGCGGTCGGGGTCTCCTGACCGGGCGGATGGCGGCGGCAATGGTAAGATGCGTCGTTCTCGCATTCCCCCAAATTTCAACAGGGGCGGCCCAGCGTACTGCACCCCCGGCCGGGGCTGTGCTATCACTGGCGGTCTGCCCCTGGACAACGGACGAAGGTACCTATGGCGCGCGGCATCAACAAAGTCATCCTGGTCGGCAATCTCGGCAACGACCCGGACGTGAAGTACACCCAGGGCGGCATGGCGATCACCCGCATCAGCCTGGCCACCACCAGCGTCCGCAAGGACAAGGATGGCAACCAGCAGGAGCGCACCGAATGGCACCGCGTGGTGTTCTTCGGCAAGCTCGGCGAGATCGCCGGCGAGTACCTGCGCAAGGGCAGCTCGGTCTACGTCGAAGGCAGTCTGCGCTACGACAAGTACACCGGCCAGGACGGCGTGGAGAAGTACTCCACCGACATCATTGCCGATGAAATGCAGATGCTGGGCGGCCGCGGTGAAGGCGGCGGCGGTGGCGGCGGTGGTGGCAACTACGGCGGCGATCGTCCGCAGCGCCAGCAGGCGCCGCGCCAGGAGTACGGCGGCGGCGGTGGCCAGCGTGGCGGCCAGGGTGGTGGCTATGGCAACCAGGGCGGCAACCAGGGCGGCGGTTACGGCAACCAGAGTGGCAACCAGCGCCCGCAGCCGCAGCAGGCGCCGCCGATGGACGACTTCGCTGACGACGATATTCCGTTCTGATTCCTACTTGACGATTTTAGTGTTGATAGAGGCCCTCATCTTTATGGATGGGGGCCTTTTTTGTTTGGCAGAATACGGCCGTGATCTAACCTTCTACCTACAGCAAGGTGTTGATGGATGACTGGCGACACACCTGAGCGAATCAGAATGGAGAGCGACCCGGTAAAACCGTCTGCTCGAGCCCATCGCCGGTGCATGGTTTCGGCGGGTCTTGATTACGGCGTGAAGGACAGGCATAAGCCTAGTGAGCTGGCGCGGGGCTGTCGCACACCCTACGAACACGGTTACCGCGGGCCTATGCTCAATTGCGATGTGCTTCCCCAAAGCTTGTCTTGCCGCACAAAATCTGTCATTAGCTTGCTCTAGGATTTGCCGATCCCCAGAGAGGTCGGGGGAAAGATGTTCGTTCCGCGCATTAAGGACTGATGTCGGATGGAATCCTTTGGCCGGACTTGCCAATTGTCTTTCACATGGAGCGTGTACCAATGGCATTTGCAATGCCCCTGCGCAGTTACAAGGCTGCCGCGATCCTATCTTTCTGCTTGGCATTGGGCGGCCTATCGACTGCAAGTGCAGCCACCTACTACGGCCCTCCCTACACGGTCCAGTCGTTTCGCGGGGTTGGTTCGTTTGAGAGCATAGGTGCGGCGGTCAACTTCTTGGTTGGGAAGATC
The sequence above is a segment of the Stenotrophomonas maltophilia genome. Coding sequences within it:
- a CDS encoding single-stranded DNA-binding protein, translated to MARGINKVILVGNLGNDPDVKYTQGGMAITRISLATTSVRKDKDGNQQERTEWHRVVFFGKLGEIAGEYLRKGSSVYVEGSLRYDKYTGQDGVEKYSTDIIADEMQMLGGRGEGGGGGGGGGNYGGDRPQRQQAPRQEYGGGGGQRGGQGGGYGNQGGNQGGGYGNQSGNQRPQPQQAPPMDDFADDDIPF